The genomic interval GCTTGGATTTGGTTATTATTTAGGTCAAGTATTTGAATACTTTTGGGTAAGCACCTGAAAACAGAATCAGACAATTTATTGTATGACAGGTTCATGGTGACCACAGTTTCTGGCCATGAgcaattttcatcatttttatgttGTAATAGATTTTGACTCAGATCCACGTGTTCCAAGGGTGTGTTGCTAGAAAAGCGACTCACTAAAGAAAGTGTCTCCAGCTTATTGCCCTTCAAAATGAGAGTTTTCAAGTGAGGCAATTGGATAGTTCTTTTAAACAACTCGTCTGTTAAGATATTATtggcaaaatttaaatattggaaTTTTGTAGGATAATTAGGGAATAGCATATGTGGAATTTGTGCATTTGATATTGTCAGGTTTTCTATGTCCATTTTGGTCAAAAGCAAATAGATTTTATCCTGCTGAATGTAAGGCATTCTGTAATGCACATGCTCCAGTTTTATAGTTCTCATTACAGTATTTGAGTAGTCAAATGAATTGTGGTCAAGATAAACCTTACCACTAAAAGTCACATTTCGGATCTGAAAGTATTCCACTGATGTATGCCaaacaaattggaaaatagagaaaaggtGGTCCCAGAGCAAATCAACTTTATTAAGTAATAGAACCGATGTCTTAGCATTTTCTAAACTCAGATTTCGTTGCATTTCATAACTTGCAAATTGGCTTTTGCCATCtatatttgtcatttctaatatttttgaagTCTTGATTCCATCACGCAAAAGAACCCAGAAATTTGTATTCATTGGTAAAACAATGTGCAGTTTTGTTGTGTTTAAGACGGGCAGGCTACCTTCTTCATAATGAGAAAGAGTTCTGAATCCTAAGAAGACAGTATTTAGATACAGATGAGCAATTTTCTGGaaatctgatttttgtatttttgccccACTCAAACCTAGGATTTCCAGGTGTGACATGTTGCCAGCTTCCTCACAGATAGGCATGCTGTCAAAGTCATTAAAAGAAAGATCTAAATACCTGAGACCTGCCAGTGAATACCAACTTACACTCTTCAGTCTGTTATTAGACAAATCTAAATATCTTAACTCCTTGTTGAATTCAAAGATTTTGAGATTCAGTTGCTGGATTCTGTTATGGCATAGAATCAAAACTTTCAGTttggagagagaatgaaaatcTGAACTCTGGAGTTGAAAAAGGAGGTTATAGGATAAATCCAGTGTGCTTGTGGCTGGGGTCAAGTCCGCAGGAACCTTTCTTAAAGACATGTTGGAGCAGTTGGTCATCAGCTCCCTTTCTCCTGGCAGCTCTGGAACCTCGCCCTCTGCTGTCATAACAATActacaaaatatgtaaatgttttcGATGAGTCTCATTGTATTTCCAAGGATTTTACCACTGATTTCCTCCTATGGATGATGAAGATGAGCTCAAAACCCTAAAAAGACAGTATATAATgttaggtttttattttgtttgttaaatCCTGTaggatttttatttgtgaaaaaaaaaaaaaaagccaacagctGACTATATTCACGAAGAGGTTGGAATAGGGTCCTGA from Saimiri boliviensis isolate mSaiBol1 chromosome 3, mSaiBol1.pri, whole genome shotgun sequence carries:
- the TLR10 gene encoding toll-like receptor 10, yielding MRLIENIYIFCSIVMTAEGEVPELPGERELMTNCSNMSLRKVPADLTPATSTLDLSYNLLFQLQSSDFHSLSKLKVLILCHNRIQQLNLKIFEFNKELRYLDLSNNRLKSVSWYSLAGLRYLDLSFNDFDSMPICEEAGNMSHLEILGLSGAKIQKSDFQKIAHLYLNTVFLGFRTLSHYEEGSLPVLNTTKLHIVLPMNTNFWVLLRDGIKTSKILEMTNIDGKSQFASYEMQRNLSLENAKTSVLLLNKVDLLWDHLFSIFQFVWHTSVEYFQIRNVTFSGKVYLDHNSFDYSNTVMRTIKLEHVHYRMPYIQQDKIYLLLTKMDIENLTISNAQIPHMLFPNYPTKFQYLNFANNILTDELFKRTIQLPHLKTLILKGNKLETLSLVSRFSSNTPLEHVDLSQNLLQHKNDENCSWPETVVTMNLSYNKLSDSVFRCLPKSIQILDLNNNQIQAVPKETIHLMALQELNIAFNFLTDLPGCSHFSRLSILNIEMNLILSPSLDFFQSCQKVKTLNAGRNPFWCTCELKRFIQLETYSEGMMVGWSDSYICEYPLNLRGTRLKDVHLPELSCNTALLIVTIVLIMLVLGLVVGFCCLHFDLPWYLRMLGQCTQTWHRVRKTAQEQLKRNVQFHTFIAYGEHDSLWVKNELIPNLEKEDGSILICLYERNFDPGKSVSENIVSFMEKSYKSIFVLSPNFVQSEWCHYELYFAHHNLFHENSDCLILILLEPIPFYCIPTRYPKLKALLEKKAYLEWPKDRRKCGLFWANLRAALNIRVSATREMCELQAFTEFNEESRGSTVSLMRTDCL